DNA sequence from the Sardina pilchardus chromosome 23, fSarPil1.1, whole genome shotgun sequence genome:
ACTTGGCTGAGCTCCCTGTGTTAAGGCCACTCCACTCATCTTTTTGGCACAGGAGAAAGCGAGATGATGCAAACAGCCTGCAGAGGAAAATGAATGGTCTTGAGTAACAAACATTTAATAGCTATAGGCTTAACAAGTCTTCTTTCTCATCTACACATAATAGAGCACATACAACATCCTGGTGGTGTTTTAGTTAAACTGCATCCTTACCTTCCTAACGAGAAATCCTCTTGAATAGTCGGGAaaagtataggcctaccattagAATACATAGAATGTTAGCAACACCACATAAATCCAAATAAACATTTAGCAGAAACAATATGGATAGCTGGACTGTTCCTAACAAAGTATGAATATAAAGTTATACAAAGCTTATTGGCACAAAGACACTTCCACGGGTATTTAAATAAAGGTCTCCATCCAGAAGTAGCCGATAAACCGAATGGGGGCGGATAAGTATCCGAAAGACTTCTTAAATCCGGCGGGGTGGGGGTAAAGGtttcattaaacacacacttgccatgTTGTTCCAAATCTTTTATTAAGTTTTGAAGCTTATGGTGAGGGTATGGTAGCAGTAAACAAAATTAAAATACAATCAAAATCCAGCAGGGCAGAGTGATGTTTGAAAAGAGGGATTTATTAAAACATCACTTTAGCGGTCTTGTATAATCTTTCTTAAGCTGAATAATGGACTTTCTAACTCCTGGGGTTCTAGCACTCCATAAGTCATGCAGTAAGCACTTGCAGGGCAGAGCCCTTGAGGGCACTGGCATACATTGACATTAAACATGATTATCACTAAGAAATGAGTacagaaacataaaaaaatgcatatttataaaaaaaaaaaaaagctaaaggcTTCATGCAGTCAAAGTATAGACTTATATAAAAAGGCATTCTGAATAGTCAACTTTTTGTGAACAGCAACGAAACCGAATACAAGTACATTGTAGTCTGGGATGACACATCAGTCCCAGCCCGTCAGTCAGGCCCACAGTGTCTAAATCTAAAGATTTCTTTTAAGACACAATCAAGCATGTAATAAGAATATTACTATCTGATAACACCACTCAACACAAGTAGCATTTCCAAAGTTGTAACTGTTATTAACTACTTTAAGGTTTTGCAGTCATAGAAGTCCATAGTCACAAAGAGCTCTGTAGATCAAGCAAGTGTTATGGGGACAATTGTCCAAAAAAAGGAGAGGCAGACTTGTGTATTGATTGAAGGGAGGCCCATAGTGTGTTtctgaagtgtgtctgtgtaggagaGCAAAGAACTCGCCACTAATGAAcggctgaggagaggaggggactcGCAAAGACATAATCATAATTACATACCATTAGAGAACTACAGCAGCTGATTAATGGAAATAATAAGGCACGTAAAATAGTAAGGCACATaaaaaaaagcatgtttctCTCCCCCGGATCTCCAGATTGAGCCCACGCTGTGTGTTCCAAGGATTTACTTTGTGTGTCCCGTTAGTTTAACCAATGAACAAGCACTGTGACAGCCTTCCCATGCCAATGACTGCAAGGACTCTACAtctgaaggggtgggggggtgggggggggggcaggcttaCAAGTGCAGTgtgggaggaaagaaagagacattTTATATGCATAGCTTGACACTATGTATGCAAGGTGCTGTGGCTATGGTTCTGTTTTGGCTAGTGTGAACTCTTTGATATCAACATCTAGATACATCAGTTGCTTGCATGTATATAGTATCTGTAAGATGACATTATTATATATGGACACAACACGTTTGGCAATATAAGCCAGACCACACACAGTTCAGTGCTGAGTTGAGTATAAGACAATATCATACATTGCTTTGGTGtgctgaaggaaaaaaaaaacatcataataGGTTCAATGCTGAATTAAGATATTTTCAAGCTATCTGTCACATACATAAAGTAATATGGTGCACATTTCTGAAATGGAAGGACCGtagcatgtgtttgtttaagaCATAATTAACAGAAATtctaaatacagtatatctaaaaAGCTATACAGATACATGCTTTGCTGTGTTATAAGAGTGGTTCagcttctcagctgttttgaaatgtgacattgaaaaacacactgcacagcacacagtagTGACAGATAATGACTTTTAGCAATAATTGAGGGTTGATCAGTGAAGGACAGACTAAGggaacatttctgccatcagtCTCCACGTTAAAATTGATACGTTTTAAAGGAACATTGCCCGTTTCTACAGTCAAATAAGAAAAAAATTAAGTTTAAAACTATAATGTTATGCCCACAAGTGTATAGAAAACTAAACCTAGCCGACTGACACAATAGATGTAGCAGGAGGACATTTCCTTAACACACAAGGATCCTCTTATTCTCTTTCGGTTATTGaattcaacaataacaaactttgCTTATACCAAACTTCACGTATTGTAACACATGAAAATTGCCTGCTGATAATAAAAATAATGTCACATATAAAACGGATGGCAGAAAATGGACGAAGTATGTGTGGATATCTATCAACTTATTTCTCCTGTACAATACAGTTGAGTTGAATAAACCTTCAGAGAGGAATTCTATTGAATGTCAAAAAATGAAGGTCTTCCTTCAAACAACATTACTTTGACCCCCAACGTAAACTGATGCAGAATAACTTCAGGCTAATTGAATGGATTTCCCCTTAGTCTCTCCATCACAGGTTGAGCACCATGGTGGTGGTGAGGCCAGTGCATTGTGAGGCTCTGGCGCCACCTGGTGGGAAGGCTGTCTACTTGCGCCCCACCGTCTCAGCCAGCTTCTTCAGTCTCTTCTTCAGCTCCAGCGGGAACTTCTCATAGCACTTCTTGCACACTGGCTTCATGTCAAACTCCACAAACTTGTTCCTGGAAACAGCAAAAGTATTAATATTAGAAatagagctcatctccgtgagAAGATCGATATAATGCTGTGTTCCATTTGTCTTGTAAGTGTTAATTGGTGACTGGGAATAACATTGAATCCGAGTAAAAAACTAAGTTGAATGATTTCCAGTTCTTGAACAAgttgtaaaaacaaaatgctactgtttgtTACCGTAGCTTTTGTCTATTGTTAGCGATTGTTAACAGATATAATAATATCATGTTCTAGCAACATAGCAACAGAAGTTGGACATTATCGTTTCTATGGCTGGTTTAATGAGATACAAATAGGACAGAACTGTTAGAGAACAGTGCAAATATCTATGGTTCTCTTTGCTGTAAATGGGTACGGTCGTCTCAAAAATTCGAACTTGGGATACTCTGGACTTGAACAAGCTAACAATACGACTTCAGGGGGCTTACGAGAACAAATGGAATACACCCTAACGTCATAAAGGTCCTTATACTACTTTATGGGCTGGGTACAGAATGATACACAGCTGATGTACTACAGTATTATATATTGCTATTCTGCCTACTGTAGTCTGAACAACTTTTTCATTGTTAAATTCATCATTGTATTGTTCttgtttgtatgtcactttggacaaaggcgcaGGCCTGCCAAATagacataaccataaccatacagcTGAAGATATTTAGAACAAGTGACTTTCACACTTCAGATCATCGCAGGTAATCAGTTCCAGTATTATATGGAGTTAGATTAAGAGCTCTCTGAGGTATGAGTTCTGGGGTGAGGAGGTCACAAAATGGAGGAGAAAGCATGAGTTCAAGACTAGACAAGACATTAGACAAGACTAGACAAGACACCAGGGGTGGAAATAATCTATCAGCCAATtgcagatttctggtcaaattaaccagccactcaatgttaaaatatgactttgcgtctgaaatctaccagccactctcacattttaccagcattcggctggtggctggtgctaatttccatccctgcaAGACAGTAGACAAGACATTAGACAAGACACTAGACTAGACACTGGGGGCCTAAAAGCAAAGGGGTGAAGCAGATGAGGAGAAGTAGGATCATGAGGAGatgaggatggagagatggagagcgttTACAGACACATGGCAGCGGCTTTCTTGCGTTTGTCCCGGGCCTCGCGCTCACGGCGGGCCAGCCGACGCTTCAGCTCTTCGGGGAAACGCTCGTAGCAGTGCTTACACACCGGCTTCAGGTCCACCTCCACAAACTTGTCCCTGCATGGCCAACGTACAGGCCaaaagggaggagtgtgtgtggggggagggggggcaattAAATGATAACAAAATCCACAGAGCAAAAGGTGGTAATCAACAAGAAGAGGGGATTAATGATGgtgaaggtggagagagagaggaagagaggaaagacagacacaTGTTAGAAGCCTCAgtaaggacagacagacaggctaaGAAAGCATTCTAAAAAGCAGAGGAACTGTTTGTCAGTGAGGGTTGTCAAGCCAACCATTTTGCAACATTAGCGTGACTGATACCTCGCCACTGTTTTACTACAGCTTGTTGGTGCAAAGATATTCAATGGCGCTGTCAGCAGGAGGCAATATGCTGACATATTTAGAACTGAGATGTTTAGGGTGTCCCTCCTACACCTCAAGGTAATTTATCTAGCGGTTGAATGTGTGAAACCAAAACCTCAACTACAGTTCCAACACTCTGTCCACTCACTGTGTGAGTCAACCAGGCGATGAGCactgggtgagtgggtgagtctGGGTGTGCCTGACTGCATGTCGGGAATTGGGAGGGGAGATGACAGTGCTGTTAATCACATTCAAGTCCAGGAAGTGATGGGAGTCTTGCTGACAGCGGTCACTGCACAGTTCATCCAATATCACACACATATGGCATATGGAGTTGGAGCTCACTGGAGCATCAGTTttatgcatgttgtgtgtgttgtcttgacTGTCAAGTgtcaatgagtgtgtgtctgtgtgtctgtgtgtctgtgtgtctgtgtgtctgtgtgtctgtgtgtctgtgtgtctgtgtgtctgtgtgtctgtgtgtctgtgtgtctgtgtgtctgtgtgtctgtgtgtctgtgtgtctgtgtactcacTTGAGGGTAAGCTTGGTGTTGCAAGTGGAACACGAGAAGCAGTTGACACACCAAGCCTTGTTCAGAGCAGAGACCACTGAAAGGGAACACATTAGTCAACAGTACATACGCAACACCACACTCACTGCCACACAAAACTGACATTACAGCATGCAAACACAGTCTCTCATGGCTGCTCAATGTGTGTTACAGGTACTAAATATTACCAGGCCAGACATCACATAGGCATCTGCCATCATCTATCCAGAGCAACACCACAACAGCTATTCACGTGATTCACAATCAACTCACCGTCACCCTCAATCACACGGTTGCAGTGGTAGCACACATCACCAAagagctacagagagagagagaaaaaaacatcactcAGTAACAGGGTAGATCATGCCCgtcacaaaaacagacacagacaaatgtaAACACGGTCATGCTAACCCTAACATGTGTAATCCCCAGGTGGGGAATCATGCCACATTCCTGTCATGCACTTGAGTCATCCCAAGTGGTGCAGCATGATGCAGCATACTCAACTATATCGGCTCATGAGACATTGACATTTGGGCCTGCTAATATTACGGTACACAAAATGGCAGCTATAACATAAAACCATGTTTAAGCTTTCATATATACCTACCTTTATGGAGTAACACCCCTCCTTCCAAGGCATATAACACTCAATAGTAACACAGGGCAAGTAAGACAGCCATCTTGCACTTGAATGTTTAAAGTTCTATACGCTAAAGTGGTGTTGTTTTACCTGGTTGTAGTGAGTCTCGCAGTAGGCCAGTCCTTTCCTCTCATAATGGCGATGACCGAGGAATGGCTTCTCACACTTAGCACACACAAAATgctgcaagcacacacagacatacactttACAAACCCATCTAAAGCAGACATGGTATGGAGAACAGTTTTACCTTGGTTTTGTTGTACATTATAAGGAAAGTTTGGTGCATGGCTACGAAACTACTGTGAACCTGAAACACGGTCGTTTCTTCCTTCAGATGCAAATCAGATCCTCTGAGATGACTACTACCGTAAAAAACGGGCAAATCTGAACAAAGGCAGAGCTCAAACCATCCCTCTGTTCACCGACCTCCTCCACATGTTACCCTTCCACTTTGAGGTGGGAGATTCAGGTAGAAGTTTCTGGAGCCTGTTGTGAGTGGTATTTGGCTGCAAGGCAGCCAATCAGCATAAATCTCACTTCATTACTCACGTGGGTGCCAGATTATCATGAGGGGGCCCTAGATTTCTGCTAAATTGGGCTATTTTATACCCGACCCTAATTATAGTGTTGTAAATGGGCTTGTAAAATAGCATCTAAGCATTTTCTTGAAAGACCAAAGTCACATGTCATCTATGTTAACATAACTAAGGTAAAATAGTctgttcatccattctatgCCATCCTAAGACCCAATCCATTTCCATCTTCCAGTGActgaaaacagcaaaaaaacacaGCAGAGTGGCAGCAATCTCGCTTGACCAAGCAGAAcactccgtacacacacacacacacacacacacacaggcattttcGGTCCACATCAGTGAGTTTCCCGTCTCACCATGTCAAAGTGCCTTTCACAGTAGGCGTGGCCCTGCCGCTCGTAATACGGCTGGCCTTGATAGGGCCTCTCGCACCACGCGCACACAAAGTGCTACCATGGCAACGGCGGcagagtggggggagagagggaggaatgcaaggaggacaggaggacagGAGTCAAGGAAGAGTGAAAAACAAAagaggggaggatgaggatgaagaagagATTTGAGGTAAACAGATGAAAGGAAATAGAGGAACAGGGAGGGAATTACTGAAATGAACATGCAGGATGAAAAGAGTTAATGAAACATGAGGATGAATATAGTCaataaaaacaggaaaagagTAGGGGGGAGAACGGATAATTCAGATGATAAAACAATAACATTTATCATTTAGTGAGTACTGTATTTACGGTAACATTCTGACTGGAAGCATCTCAGAATGTACCAACTAGATTATGTGACCACAAATAGGTGTTTCGGGAAGTCAGGATCTAAAAATGGAGTACTTAAAAATGGTTAGCAGAGAGtaatgacacatgaaccctcaAAGTGCCATTAAATATTATGGCTCGTTAACGACTAAGGTTATTTCACCACCTGCAGAGACGATCGCATCATTAAAACTACATCAACAGGAAATTAACTTACATCTGATGTTAGATTTGATATTTACAGAAATTACAGCTGCACACAGTAAAGCAGCAACaataagaacaaaaaaaaagacaccctGATGAAGTGTGCACAAGGAACAAACCTCCACGTGCCACTGCTTCCCCATGGCGTTGACGACACGGCCTTCGATTGGCCTCCTGCATGCTCCACAGATGGGCACGCCCATTTTATCGTGACAGGGCAGGCAGTACAGTTCACCCTTCAGCTCACGGGCATCAGAAGTCAGCTCCTtactgtaacatacacacacacacacacacacacacacacacacacacacacacacacaattaggatCTTGTGGTAGCTTAAAACACTTAATGAACAGGAGCAGATGTCTCCTTTTAGCTGCACCAAcaggcagtcagtcagtcacacacacacacacgattaggTCCGTGACACAATCAAAACACTCAATATCTGGATAGGATTGCAGCAGAATGGCAACAGGCTGACTCCAACTGACCCGCAGTTGTTGCAGTTGAAGTGGTCAGGGTGGTAGGGGTCATTCTTGAAGATGAGCGGGTTGTCTTCGATGATGGCATGACACTTCTGGCAGATGTATTTTCCCAGGCCACGCGCCTTCTCACGGTTATGACACGGTCGGCAAAGGTGACTgcagcacacaaatacacatccacacacacacaacgttagGATGAACTGGGATGACCTCTAACTTCCATTGGCTTTCAGTTAATAACATACGAGCTGAACACTAATAATTTTGTCTATGGCCTCTGTTAAAGACTCACAGGTTAGATATCCAATATTACACAAGACTGTTACTTCATATCTGTTCACAGCCATAATACGTGACTTCAGAACATGACTTCATGCTGAAATTTGTAATTTTACATAAATGCAAATATGGGGTAGCAGTATCACAGAGGAGTTTAAAACCCTTGCGCTGTGAGACCCAGACTGTATTGTTCCACTGCCAGCTGTGTTGTTGATGCAATGACAAGTGTGCAGCTGAGCTTCCCTATTCATTTCTCTCTTGGCTCAGACTGCCTACAAGGTctgacacagcagctaaagcgAGTGGAAACATTAGTAATACATATTGTAACAAATATTGTAATAAAGacttgtaatatatatatatatttttttttaaaatcatgtCTGGACATGCTTTGTCAAAAGAAATAGAGAAGTAGCAATGGCTTGACTTCCACAATATTCTTACTTACTATGTTTGCCCCcacaatgcaatgcaaatgCACTAAAATGTCTTGTCTACAATAGAAAATGAGTTTAGCTGGGAATGCAATGGTTAGGCCATGGATCCAATTACTACAGGGCAACAATACTGATGGAACTGATACAAGATGTGgcaaccagagccatatagggCAACTAAAAAATGCTAAACTAATGCCAGAATTCAACTGTGATGAAGAGAACTCATTATACTTGTAGAACTCTAGCACATCGTTTCAAATAATAAGCAGTAATATATTGTGATAGCAGTCTCAATATTTAATAGCCACACCTTGAAATTTTACcagaactgaaaaaaaaaaacaattgactAAAACAGTGACTGAATAAGCCTGTCTTGACAATTCATGCAGCACATGCGATAGAGTGCACAGTACTATCATAACCTATAAATAGATTCCAGATGGCCTCTGCCCCCACTCTAATAACCAGCCCCTGCCTCTGGAATGAAACTGATCATTATCAAGACATCCTCACCAGACTGCCCCCACTGAGAACTCACCGGCCAGCGTTCTTAACGAATCCCACATCAGCCAGCACGGCCTGGCAGATGTCACAGCAGAAGCAGTCCGGGTGCCAGCTGTTGTTCATGGCCTTGATCACCCGGCCAATGATAAACTCTCCTGCACATCGACACATCACACATTAAAATGCAACCCAGCACACCAAAGCACATCACTGAAACTGTCAGAGGCATACCTGTACTGTTAGTAGTACACAACAAACTGAGACTGCCGCATCGAGACATCTGTGTGCCTTAACATCCAGTGGCCTGTAACTTTTTCTGTATATTAATAGTTTACCACTAAATCAAATTATATGTGTGTTCTCCTTCTGAACATGAGATCATGCCACAGAGTTGAGGTCCGGTTGAGACAGTGGGACGCCTGCCAAGTTATTCAACTATGACCTTGTGACGGCAGCACCAACAGCGGAAACATCTGACTTGACGGTTCACGCGTGTCAGAACTTTACTGGACAGAAGAAGGCATTCaacttattttttggggggtccATTCATTATTAACTGACCTACATTACTGAGCAGTGCATTGTGAATGGTTCGATGAAATTACATTTCTGAGAAGTTCTGGAACTTTTTACCCCTTCAAAATTCACGCCTCCATTAGCACATTTTCAGGGTTAATGGAAACGCTACTGTTACAGTGAGGGGCCGTGAGGCCCGCAACCAGAAGCTCAAAGAATGCAGGAGGTGGGAGTAATTAGAAGACCTGCCTGATAACACCCAATCCAAAAAGCTGTGATGGAACTGACttttgtccttctttgtccCCAAAGTCTTTTTATCTGAATATAGTCATTTTCAGAGTGAAGTTTGCTTTCCAGCTTCAAGGAAGATCAAATGCACCAACTAAATATTTATACAACTTAATCTTCTtccctactacacacacacacacacacacacacacacacacacacacacacacacacacaaggtggtAGCCAAACTGCTCAATAGCTCACTGTAATGgcaaaagagaaacattttCCAGAAATTGAAAAATCTAAAAACATTTTGGAACAGTACAACACGTACTACTAGGTTGTACATTTTGAAGTTCAGTTGGAAAACTTGAGCACTCACTCACCGCACTGGTGACAACAAGGAGCAAACAGCATCTGGAAATCATGCTCACAGTACTTCCTGCCTTCAAACtacggagagagaagagagatattAGAAATAGCAGATTTGTTGTGAaacaaaataatacaatacaatgtgcCTTATGCACGGAGGGCTCTTTAGCCAGCTCATATATTTCCGGTAGCGCATCAGCTatgttgtaacggcatcttctgttacattttgctctttctacagtatgttccctcTGACACTGACTATCTCATTAATGCCCAATAAGGCAACTCTTTATACTGTACAACTTTGACACGCGCATAAATCCTTCTGCATCGTAACATGCTCATTCAtgaggtgcaacacccaaccgaGTCCGCATGCTATGTAGACAGGTACGCTAATTAGACCTACCGTTACAACACACCTCACGCTCCATCAAAAATAGATGAACTGACTAAAGAGCCTTCCGTTCATAAACCAATTTACCTTCAGCATATGTGCATATCTGGATTCAGTAAATGCTGCTGAGCTACAACAGCTGGGCTCACAACTGTTGTGCTATTTagatttatattttatattatatttatatatatattttttttaatttcattaGAGCCTCACACAATCAAATGATGAAGCACTGCACTGGCACAGTAAAGTTCTTCTGAGGAAGTTTTAGTCTCACCTCATAGAAGAGGCCTTCAGGAAACTGCTGGAAACACTGGGCGCAGACGAAGCACTGCTCATGGTAGAGCTCCCCGTTGCTGTTCACTATCTTCTCAGCCGGAGCAAACCCAGCCTTGCAGCGTTCACACGCCGCATTCGCCAAGGCACTGGCCATGTTACTGGGAAAACAGATGACGGATAACTTAAGTAAGGGACATTTAGGTCACAATTATAAAAAATCATCCTCGACATGATTACACATtatatgttgtatgttgtatgttgtatgttgcatgttgtgtgtgatgtgtaatgtgtaatgtgtaatgtgtaatgtgtaatgtgcaatgtgcaatgtgcgatgtgtgatgtgtgatgtgtgatgtgtgtgatgtgtgatgtgaacatcaaatgctgctcTTTTATGGAATGTTGATTGatgatgtgtgaagaagaatatccttataggacaataaagactctatctataCCTATGATATTATAGCCATAGTAATGCAATCACAGTGAGGCGATGAAATTATGCTTAGCTGTAGGTTAaggttacaacacacacattgggtTACGGGGTAATGTCCCATTAAGCCTGTAAACACTTCAAATGGACAACCAtagcacatcacatcacaagaAAAA
Encoded proteins:
- the lims1 gene encoding LIM and senescent cell antigen-like-containing domain protein 1, which translates into the protein MLGVAEMTGSNMASALANAACERCKAGFAPAEKIVNSNGELYHEQCFVCAQCFQQFPEGLFYEFEGRKYCEHDFQMLFAPCCHQCGEFIIGRVIKAMNNSWHPDCFCCDICQAVLADVGFVKNAGRHLCRPCHNREKARGLGKYICQKCHAIIEDNPLIFKNDPYHPDHFNCNNCGKELTSDARELKGELYCLPCHDKMGVPICGACRRPIEGRVVNAMGKQWHVEHFVCAKCEKPFLGHRHYERKGLAYCETHYNQLFGDVCYHCNRVIEGDVVSALNKAWCVNCFSCSTCNTKLTLKNKFVEFDMKPVCKKCYEKFPLELKKRLKKLAETVGRK